Below is a window of Moraxella nasibovis DNA.
TGGAATACCACAACTTCGCTCTGAGCCAATACTATAAAGTAGATGCCATTGACTATCAGGCGACCTTAGAGCTGTGCCAAGCGTGGGCAAAAGAGCTAAAAGATCTGGTCGTGGATGTGACCGATGAATTAGAAAGCCGTCGTCAAGCGGGCGAAAATCTGATGTTTGAAGGGGCGCAAGGCACGCTGCTAGACATTGACCACGGTACTTATCCGTTCGTTACCAGCTCAAACACGACCGCAGGTGGCGTGGCGACTGGCACAGGCTTAGGTCCGCTTTATTTTGATTATGTGCTTGGTATTACCAAGGCGTACACCACTCGTGTGGGCTCAGGTCCGTTCCCAACTGAGCTGTTTGATGAGGTGGGTGCGCACTTGGCGAAAGTCGGTCACGAGTTCGGTGCGACCACAGGTCGAGCTCGTCGCTGCGGCTGGTTTGATGCGGTGGCACTTCGCCGTGCGGTGGTGCTAAACTCTATGTCTGGTATTTGCTTGACTAAGCTTGATGTGCTAGACGGTCTAAGCGAGATCAAAATCGCCACCGAGTATAAAGTGCCACAAGGCGAGTGTGCAGGTGCGTTTGATGCTGAATACTATGAAAAAGTAGAGCCTGTGTATGAGACTTTGGCAGGTTGGAGCGAATCAACGATTGGCATTACTAAGTTTGAAGATTTGCCAGAAAACGCCAAGATTTATATTAAGCGCATTGAAGAATTGGTGGGCTGCCCTGTTGACATCATCTCAACAGGTCCTGACCGCAGCGAGACCATCGTCCTTCGTGACCCGTATGATGCCTAAGCATTTGGCATAATGGCATTCATCACAATAGCTATTTATTGTGATAAAAACCCATCAAACCTTATTTGGTTTGGTGGGTTTTTTCATTGGCTTGATGATTTTGTGAATTAAGTCATGGCGTAAGTCTGGTGCTTGCTGTATGGCTTTGCTGGCTTTCTTATAAAGCACGAAGACGGCAAAAGTGGTGTGGAGATAGGTAAAGTATTGCTACTTAATGAGAGATGATAACATTTTTTAACAAATCGCTTGACTTTTGGTAAGTTGAGCGATTATATTTATCTGGTCGATGACGGGTTTGTCAGTTTGACGGTTTTTTTATTACCATAAGGACATTGTTATGAATTCAAAAGTATTACCATCAGCATTAGTGCTGTCTGTGAGTGCCGTACTGTTTGGCTGTGGCGGTGATAAAACCACCACCCCTGAAAACAAAGCAGCAAGCACAGATGCTGCGACGACGACTGCGACCGCAGGAGAGTTGGCAGAAAAGCAGGAGATCGTCATCAATAATGGCGCAGAGCCAGAATCACTAGATCCGCATAAAGTCAGCGGTGTGCCAGAGTCAAACATCTTGCGTCAGATGCTGGTCGGTCTGACCTCGACAGACGCTCAGGGTAAGACGATACCGGGCATGGCGACAGAATGGACTTCGCCTGACAACAAAGTCTGGACTTTCAAGCTGCGTGACGCTCAGTGGTCTAATGGCGACCCTGTGACCGCACACGACTTCGTGTACAGCTTCCGCCGTGTGGTCAATCCTGAGACTGCCTCGCCTTATGCCACTTATTTGGCGGGTCTAAAAGTCGTGAATGCCCAAGACATCGTCGATGGCAAGAGTGCGCCAGACACGCTGGGCGTAAGAGCTATTGATGACAAGACGCTTGAAGTGACTTTGTCTGAGCCTGTGCCATATTTCCCAGATGCGCTGTTCCATACTTCTGTGAAGCCTGTCAATCAAAAAGTCGTGGAGCAACACGGCGACAAGTGGACAAATGTCGGCAACTTCGTCGGTAATGGTCCATACATCCTAAAAGAATGGCAAGTGAACGAGCGCATCGTGCTAGAACGCAACAAAAACTACTACGATGATGCCAACACCACCATCAACCAAGTGACCTTACTTGCCATCTCATCAGACACCACCGATGTGCAGCGCTACAAGGCAGGCGAGGTGGACATGACGGCTGACGCATTGCCACCAACTCAGTTTAAGCAGCTGCAAGGCGAGCTTGGCGATCAGGTGAAAGTACAGCCTAAGCTGTGTACTTATTATTATGAATTCAACCATACCAAGGCGCCATTTGATGATGTGCGTGTTCGTAAGGCGCTGTCATTGGTGCTTGATCGAGATACGATCGTTGATAAGATTTTGGGTCAGGGTCAAAAAGTCGCCTATCAATACACCCCAGAGGCGATCAATGGCATGAAGAACTATGAGCCAGAGT
It encodes the following:
- a CDS encoding ABC transporter substrate-binding protein, producing the protein MNSKVLPSALVLSVSAVLFGCGGDKTTTPENKAASTDAATTTATAGELAEKQEIVINNGAEPESLDPHKVSGVPESNILRQMLVGLTSTDAQGKTIPGMATEWTSPDNKVWTFKLRDAQWSNGDPVTAHDFVYSFRRVVNPETASPYATYLAGLKVVNAQDIVDGKSAPDTLGVRAIDDKTLEVTLSEPVPYFPDALFHTSVKPVNQKVVEQHGDKWTNVGNFVGNGPYILKEWQVNERIVLERNKNYYDDANTTINQVTLLAISSDTTDVQRYKAGEVDMTADALPPTQFKQLQGELGDQVKVQPKLCTYYYEFNHTKAPFDDVRVRKALSLVLDRDTIVDKILGQGQKVAYQYTPEAINGMKNYEPEWKSWDRAKRIEEAKKLLNEAGYNEANPLKFELLYNTSEQHKTLAVAAASFWKDALGFVDVTLANQEWKTYLETRRTQKHQMSRGGWCADYNEASTFLNTFLSTDSSNYGKYNSPTFDGIMAKTLAADVTPEQRAELYRQAEEVLDKESATIFVYQYVSPRLVKPYVAGYADQDPLGQWHVKDLKILKH
- a CDS encoding adenylosuccinate synthase — its product is MGKNVVVLGSQWGDEGKGKIVDLLTEKATAVARYQGGHNAGHTLVVGGEKTVLHLIPSGILREGVTCFIGNGVVLAPDALLKEMNGLIEKGVPVRERLRISPACPLIMPYHTALDQARELKRGNAKIGTTGRGIGPAYEDKVARRALKVADLFRADLPQKLEAILEYHNFALSQYYKVDAIDYQATLELCQAWAKELKDLVVDVTDELESRRQAGENLMFEGAQGTLLDIDHGTYPFVTSSNTTAGGVATGTGLGPLYFDYVLGITKAYTTRVGSGPFPTELFDEVGAHLAKVGHEFGATTGRARRCGWFDAVALRRAVVLNSMSGICLTKLDVLDGLSEIKIATEYKVPQGECAGAFDAEYYEKVEPVYETLAGWSESTIGITKFEDLPENAKIYIKRIEELVGCPVDIISTGPDRSETIVLRDPYDA